A genomic segment from Barrientosiimonas humi encodes:
- a CDS encoding OsmC family protein gives MTTTPGDARRSISLTRDSAGRFTATNARGGTLSFGSGADDDFTPVELLLTAIAGCSAIDVDVFTTRRAEPTEFVVECGGDKVRDDDGNRMGPIDVTFRVSFPEGPDGDKARAILPESVQRSHDRLCTVSRTVELPTPVTTTLAE, from the coding sequence ATGACGACGACCCCCGGCGACGCCCGCCGCTCGATCTCGCTCACCCGTGACTCGGCCGGCCGGTTCACGGCCACCAACGCCCGCGGCGGGACGCTGTCGTTCGGCAGCGGCGCCGACGACGACTTCACGCCGGTCGAGCTGCTGCTGACCGCGATCGCCGGGTGCTCGGCGATCGACGTCGACGTGTTCACCACCCGCCGCGCCGAGCCCACCGAGTTCGTGGTCGAGTGCGGCGGCGACAAGGTGCGCGACGACGACGGCAACCGGATGGGCCCGATCGACGTGACCTTCCGGGTGTCCTTCCCCGAGGGCCCCGACGGTGACAAGGCCCGCGCGATCCTGCCCGAGTCGGTGCAGCGCTCGCACGACCGGCTGTGCACGGTCAGTCGCACCGTCGAACTGCCGACGCCGGTCACCACGACGCTGGCCGAGTGA
- a CDS encoding glutamate--cysteine ligase, which translates to MGAEVSSTSYSREQRQRYREKVHQDLDVFERMLTQSSFEFDRPLTGMEIELNLVDDKLDPTFTNAAVLDSIADPDYQTELGQYNIELNVDPRPLPGTAALDLEKDLRTSLNRANQRAEEAGAHIVAIGILPTLMPDHFSTEWMSANARYAALNEAIFAARGEDLWIDFEGPTGERLATYADSIAPESACTSVQLHLQVQPLEFADHWNAAQAISSIQLALGANSPFFFGRQLWHESRIELFLQATDTRSVELKNQGVRPRVWFGERWITSIFDLFEENVRYFPSLLPETSDEDPVALLEAGKAPELSELRLHNGTVYRWNRPIYDIVGGRPHLRVENRVLPAGPTIIDCMANSAFYYGVIKMLASSDRPVWTRMSFAAAEENFRQCAQRGIDSRVYWPGYGEVRADELTVRRLLPMAYEGLAEWGVASEVAERYLGVIEGRCRAGVNGATWQIEAVRRFEEKGQDRPTALHSMLERYLEGMHSNEPVHTWELP; encoded by the coding sequence ATGGGCGCCGAGGTCAGCAGCACCAGCTACAGCCGTGAGCAGCGGCAGCGCTATCGCGAGAAGGTGCACCAGGACCTTGACGTGTTCGAGCGCATGCTCACCCAGAGCAGCTTCGAGTTCGACCGTCCGCTGACGGGCATGGAGATCGAGCTCAACCTCGTCGACGACAAGCTCGACCCGACGTTCACCAACGCGGCGGTGCTCGACAGCATCGCCGACCCGGACTACCAGACCGAGCTCGGGCAGTACAACATCGAGCTCAACGTCGACCCCCGCCCGTTGCCGGGCACGGCGGCTCTGGACCTCGAGAAGGACCTGCGCACCAGCCTCAACCGCGCCAACCAGCGCGCCGAGGAGGCCGGGGCGCACATCGTGGCCATCGGGATCCTCCCGACGCTCATGCCCGACCACTTCAGCACCGAGTGGATGAGCGCGAACGCCCGGTACGCCGCCCTGAACGAGGCGATCTTCGCCGCGCGCGGGGAGGACCTGTGGATCGACTTCGAGGGGCCGACGGGAGAGCGGCTCGCGACGTACGCCGACAGCATCGCTCCGGAGTCGGCGTGCACCTCGGTGCAGCTGCACCTGCAGGTGCAGCCGCTGGAGTTCGCCGACCACTGGAACGCCGCCCAGGCGATCTCCTCGATCCAGCTCGCCCTCGGCGCCAACTCGCCGTTCTTCTTCGGGCGGCAGCTGTGGCACGAGAGCCGCATCGAGCTGTTCCTGCAGGCCACCGACACCCGCTCGGTGGAGCTGAAGAACCAGGGCGTGCGGCCGCGGGTGTGGTTCGGCGAGCGGTGGATCACCTCGATCTTCGACCTGTTCGAGGAGAACGTGCGCTACTTCCCCTCGCTGCTGCCGGAGACCTCCGACGAGGACCCCGTCGCGCTGCTTGAGGCCGGCAAGGCGCCCGAGCTGTCCGAGCTGCGGCTGCACAACGGCACGGTCTATCGCTGGAACCGCCCGATCTACGACATCGTCGGCGGCCGCCCGCACCTGCGCGTCGAGAACCGGGTGCTCCCGGCCGGCCCGACGATCATCGACTGCATGGCCAACTCGGCCTTCTACTACGGCGTGATCAAGATGCTCGCGAGCAGCGACCGCCCGGTGTGGACCCGGATGAGCTTCGCCGCCGCCGAGGAGAACTTCCGCCAGTGCGCCCAGCGCGGGATCGACTCGCGGGTCTACTGGCCCGGCTACGGCGAGGTGCGCGCCGACGAGCTGACCGTGCGGCGGCTGCTGCCGATGGCGTACGAAGGGCTGGCCGAGTGGGGTGTCGCCTCCGAGGTGGCCGAGCGGTATCTCGGGGTCATCGAGGGGCGCTGCCGGGCCGGGGTCAACGGCGCCACCTGGCAGATCGAGGCGGTGCGCCGGTTCGAGGAGAAGGGCCAGGACCGCCCGACCGCGCTGCACTCGATGCTGGAGCGCTACCTCGAGGGCATGCACAGCAACGAGCCGGTGCACACCTGGGAGCTGCCGTAG
- a CDS encoding AAA family ATPase — protein sequence MRLHRLRLQAFGPFPGEHEIDFDGLGEAGLHLVHGPTGAGKTSILDAVCFAIFGALPGARAGVAAPASRFARGDVRPEVSLEMTVAGRRLRFVRSPEHERPKKRGEGTLRLRSTVRLEELREGSWSEVSSKVQEVQQHVDTALGLQLAQFAQVVLLPQGQFATFLHAGPDERAAVLRRLFDIQRFEDVERWFAESTSAAREQVAEQTRPLLEARSLVESVLSHLDDDDDDSADDLSETVVAQHGSRSRERAAAEDAGEVVEREVEDRAEVEEDDGAGATGASLPAVSDPVALRDHVAGLAAELGERATAAEEQSDAARSAFDTAREALTRGEQTRDLRARGERARAALQRLDSDEARAALAADRDELAAAQRALLVVAPLQQVAAAQTRHGEAAAVRDSAVPDFVPRGSAASAASDGDSGDSGAAAGGDPTSSAHDSPASRSAHRSPASRSAHRSPAAGDDGSPDGTPDDVPAPMSADDWLARLAVASPALHEHVTETRRVAARLRDAVRAAEELAAHRAEAVEQAAATERLRARESSLAAALTSVGDGAALPRAEQLVTACEAAQQRFDQLTERQRAARTSGEQLTARFDQHRDAKAAQDALQATWRGQVTARLALDLRDDEPCPVCGSLAHPDPAHGSDPELVSDAQLDAAAEATEHARVAEVEASRVAERAAERVEGGESELAAALSAVADLARGEGSPGAGTVSPPPQVRAVDLTEVAGWLTQVDRSARDWRRRCTAARDEHERLELELASLREELGDHADAVRQSELDRVAARARLRETAADVAAGSARARAARVEHDRRCACGGEPEVVAAEAGAGCWPLDDADELLALLGDIGESAAHPPEASGEGAGATGEGAGAAQSSAVAVQGTLDAFLLDGGQPSEASFDPTAATEGRAAADSLDAAATALDGAHRRRHDAVRDWSSAQREEAEAARALTAARDRLAAALTEAQLADPAAARAAQRDPRRIEELTRTIREREDARRDAARVLDDAEVARSFEADPPDVAALAQRVTQQQGRWTQAQRRAAQLERDARTVRSAGARIATAGEALAPLVERRDRLERLSAVVSGARGSEAELRMRLSAYVLAARLEHIVRLANDRLATMTSGRFRLVHDVSNGARNTRGGLGLKVDDAWTGEQRATASLSGGETFLASLALALALGDAIQHDAGGRPLQTLFVDEGFGSLDDESLDHVLDVLDQLREGGRTVGIVSHLAELRQRIPAQIEVRKSESGSSLHVQLPTDAAVPA from the coding sequence ATGAGGCTGCACCGGCTGCGCCTGCAGGCCTTCGGGCCGTTCCCGGGCGAGCACGAGATCGACTTCGACGGTCTCGGCGAGGCGGGCCTGCACCTGGTGCACGGGCCCACCGGTGCCGGGAAGACCTCGATCCTCGACGCCGTCTGCTTCGCGATCTTCGGCGCCCTGCCCGGCGCCCGAGCCGGGGTGGCGGCCCCAGCGTCGAGGTTCGCCCGCGGCGACGTCCGGCCAGAGGTGTCCCTCGAGATGACGGTCGCCGGTCGACGGCTGCGCTTCGTGCGCTCACCCGAGCACGAGCGTCCCAAGAAGCGCGGCGAGGGCACCCTGCGGCTGCGCTCGACCGTGCGCCTCGAGGAGCTGCGCGAGGGTTCGTGGAGCGAGGTCTCCAGCAAGGTGCAGGAGGTGCAGCAGCACGTCGACACCGCGCTCGGTCTGCAGCTCGCGCAGTTCGCCCAGGTGGTGCTGCTGCCGCAGGGACAGTTCGCGACCTTCCTGCACGCCGGCCCCGACGAGCGCGCCGCCGTGCTGCGCCGGCTGTTCGACATCCAGCGGTTCGAGGACGTCGAGCGGTGGTTCGCCGAGTCGACCAGCGCCGCCCGCGAGCAGGTCGCCGAGCAGACCCGGCCGCTGCTCGAAGCACGGTCGCTGGTGGAGTCGGTGCTCAGCCACCTGGACGACGACGATGACGATTCTGCCGACGACCTTTCGGAAACCGTTGTCGCACAGCATGGTTCGCGTTCACGTGAGCGCGCGGCAGCCGAGGATGCGGGAGAGGTCGTCGAGCGAGAGGTCGAGGACCGTGCGGAGGTCGAGGAAGACGATGGGGCTGGCGCGACCGGCGCGTCGTTGCCCGCCGTGTCCGACCCCGTCGCGCTGCGCGACCACGTGGCCGGCCTCGCCGCCGAGCTGGGTGAGCGAGCGACAGCCGCGGAGGAGCAGTCCGACGCCGCCCGGAGTGCCTTCGACACCGCCCGCGAGGCACTCACCCGTGGTGAGCAGACTCGCGACCTGCGCGCCCGGGGCGAGCGTGCCCGCGCCGCCCTGCAGCGGCTCGACAGCGACGAGGCCAGGGCAGCCCTGGCCGCCGACCGCGACGAGCTGGCCGCTGCGCAGCGCGCGCTGCTGGTCGTCGCCCCGCTCCAGCAGGTCGCCGCCGCCCAGACCCGCCACGGCGAGGCCGCCGCGGTCCGCGACTCGGCGGTGCCTGACTTCGTCCCCCGAGGGTCGGCCGCGTCTGCTGCCTCGGACGGCGACAGCGGCGACAGCGGTGCCGCGGCCGGTGGCGACCCCACCTCGTCTGCCCACGACTCCCCCGCGAGCAGGTCTGCGCACCGCTCCCCCGCGAGCAGGTCTGCGCACCGCTCCCCCGCGGCAGGCGACGACGGAAGCCCCGACGGCACGCCCGACGACGTGCCGGCGCCGATGTCTGCCGACGACTGGTTGGCGCGCCTTGCTGTGGCCTCCCCGGCGCTGCACGAGCACGTCACCGAGACGCGCCGTGTCGCAGCCCGGCTCCGCGACGCCGTGCGCGCCGCCGAAGAGCTCGCCGCGCACCGCGCCGAGGCCGTGGAGCAGGCCGCGGCGACCGAGCGGCTGCGGGCTCGCGAGTCGTCGCTGGCGGCGGCCCTCACGAGCGTCGGCGACGGTGCCGCCCTCCCCCGCGCTGAGCAGCTCGTCACCGCCTGCGAGGCCGCGCAGCAACGGTTCGACCAGCTCACCGAGCGGCAGCGGGCCGCCCGCACCTCCGGCGAGCAGCTCACTGCACGCTTCGACCAGCACCGCGACGCGAAGGCGGCCCAGGACGCCCTGCAGGCCACCTGGCGCGGGCAGGTCACCGCGCGTCTGGCGCTCGACCTGCGCGACGACGAGCCGTGCCCGGTGTGCGGGTCGCTCGCGCACCCCGACCCTGCCCATGGCAGCGACCCCGAGCTGGTCTCCGACGCCCAGCTCGATGCCGCCGCCGAGGCCACCGAGCACGCCCGTGTCGCCGAGGTCGAGGCATCTCGCGTCGCCGAGCGCGCCGCGGAGCGGGTGGAGGGTGGCGAGTCCGAGCTGGCGGCCGCGCTGTCCGCCGTCGCGGACCTCGCGCGCGGTGAAGGCTCACCCGGGGCCGGCACGGTGTCCCCGCCACCGCAGGTGCGGGCCGTGGACCTCACCGAGGTCGCGGGCTGGCTGACGCAGGTCGACCGCAGCGCGCGCGACTGGCGCCGCCGCTGCACGGCCGCTCGCGACGAGCACGAGCGGCTCGAGCTCGAGCTGGCCTCGCTGCGCGAGGAGCTGGGTGACCATGCCGATGCCGTACGTCAGAGCGAGCTCGACCGGGTCGCCGCGCGGGCCCGGCTGCGCGAGACGGCGGCCGACGTCGCTGCCGGCAGCGCGCGAGCCAGGGCCGCCCGGGTGGAGCACGACCGCCGGTGCGCCTGCGGCGGCGAGCCCGAGGTGGTGGCGGCCGAGGCCGGGGCGGGTTGCTGGCCGCTCGACGACGCCGACGAGCTGCTGGCCCTGCTGGGCGACATCGGCGAGAGCGCGGCACACCCGCCCGAGGCGTCGGGCGAGGGCGCCGGGGCGACGGGCGAGGGAGCCGGGGCGGCGCAGAGCTCGGCCGTGGCCGTCCAAGGCACCCTCGACGCGTTCCTGCTCGACGGGGGGCAGCCCTCTGAGGCTTCCTTCGACCCGACCGCGGCGACCGAGGGACGCGCCGCGGCAGACAGCCTTGACGCGGCGGCGACCGCGCTGGACGGGGCCCACCGGCGCCGGCACGACGCCGTGCGCGACTGGTCCAGCGCCCAGCGCGAGGAGGCCGAGGCCGCCCGTGCCCTCACCGCCGCGCGCGACCGCCTGGCGGCGGCGCTCACCGAGGCGCAGCTCGCCGACCCGGCGGCCGCCCGGGCCGCGCAGCGCGACCCGCGGCGCATCGAGGAGCTCACCCGCACCATCCGCGAGCGCGAGGACGCCCGGCGAGACGCCGCCCGCGTGCTGGACGACGCCGAGGTGGCACGGTCCTTCGAGGCCGACCCGCCCGACGTCGCGGCGCTGGCCCAGCGGGTCACCCAGCAGCAGGGCCGGTGGACCCAGGCGCAGCGCCGCGCGGCCCAGCTCGAGCGCGACGCCCGCACGGTCCGCTCCGCGGGAGCCAGGATCGCGACCGCCGGCGAGGCGTTGGCGCCGCTGGTCGAGCGGCGTGACCGGCTTGAGCGGCTGTCCGCCGTGGTGTCGGGTGCGCGCGGCTCGGAGGCCGAGCTGCGGATGCGGCTGTCGGCCTACGTCCTCGCCGCGCGGCTCGAGCACATCGTCCGGCTCGCCAACGACCGGTTGGCCACGATGACCTCCGGACGGTTCCGGCTCGTCCACGACGTCAGCAACGGCGCCCGCAACACCCGCGGCGGGCTCGGGCTCAAGGTCGACGACGCCTGGACCGGTGAGCAGCGGGCCACCGCCAGCCTGTCCGGCGGGGAGACGTTCCTCGCCTCCCTCGCCCTGGCCCTCGCGCTCGGCGACGCCATCCAGCACGACGCCGGCGGGCGTCCGCTGCAGACGCTGTTCGTCGACGAGGGCTTCGGCAGCCTCGACGACGAGAGCCTCGACCACGTGCTCGACGTGCTCGACCAGCTGCGCGAGGGCGGCCGCACGGTGGGCATCGTCAGCCACCTCGCCGAGCTGCGCCAGCGCATCCCGGCTCAGATCGAGGTCCGCAAGTCCGAGTCGGGCTCGAGCCTGCACGTCCAGCTGCCCACCGATGCCGCGGTGCCCGCGTGA
- a CDS encoding 2-phosphosulfolactate phosphatase — protein sequence MVTQRSSRVRLEWGPIGADRIVEPDCLAVVVDVLSFTTALTVAVQVGAEVYPYAWDRQDLGTYAAARDAHHAVGRYEAQRSDSLTSVSLSPRSLAVSSGLLPSPNGSTISFRLRDSGATVVGVSLRNRAAVAAWLDAALEDDPARVLALVAAGERWDDGSLRPAVEDLWGCGALLAGLRDRGADVLREASPEAHVALAAYDAVADDLEAGLVACDSGQELVRAGFRDDVVDAAQLDVSAVVPVLSGERFVDARRPRGE from the coding sequence ATGGTGACGCAGCGCAGCAGCCGGGTACGCCTGGAGTGGGGGCCGATCGGCGCCGACCGCATCGTGGAGCCGGACTGCCTGGCGGTGGTCGTGGACGTGCTCAGCTTCACCACCGCGCTCACCGTCGCGGTGCAGGTGGGCGCCGAGGTCTATCCCTACGCCTGGGACCGCCAGGACCTCGGGACCTACGCCGCCGCGCGCGACGCGCACCACGCGGTGGGTCGCTACGAGGCGCAGCGCAGCGACTCGCTCACGTCGGTCAGCCTGTCGCCCCGTTCGCTCGCGGTGTCGTCGGGTCTGCTGCCCTCGCCCAACGGGTCGACGATCAGCTTCCGGCTGCGCGACTCGGGCGCGACCGTGGTCGGGGTGTCGCTGCGCAACCGCGCCGCCGTGGCGGCCTGGCTGGACGCTGCGCTGGAGGACGACCCGGCGCGGGTGCTGGCCCTCGTCGCGGCGGGGGAGCGGTGGGACGACGGGTCGCTGCGCCCGGCCGTCGAGGACCTGTGGGGATGCGGCGCCCTGCTGGCCGGGCTGCGCGACCGGGGTGCCGACGTGCTGCGGGAGGCGAGCCCGGAGGCGCACGTGGCGCTCGCGGCGTACGACGCGGTCGCCGACGACCTCGAGGCCGGGCTCGTCGCGTGCGACAGCGGGCAGGAGCTGGTGCGGGCCGGGTTCCGCGACGACGTGGTCGACGCGGCCCAGCTCGACGTGAGCGCGGTCGTGCCCGTGCTGTCCGGAGAGCGTTTCGTCGACGCCCGCCGCCCGCGCGGCGAGTAG
- a CDS encoding pyridoxal phosphate-dependent aminotransferase, whose product MREIRQSDKLKNVRYDVRGPILVEAQRLEAEGHRILKLNIGNPAPFGFEAPEAIVADMVHHLPEAQGYSDSQGIYSARTAVAQYYQGRGLRDTSVEDVFIGNGVSELISMVLQAFVDDGNEILVPAPDYPLWTGAVSLSGGVPVHYLCDESNGWQPDLEDIESKITENTQALVIINPNNPTGAVYSEQLVRDLVEIARKHDLVIFSDEIYEKIVFDGLQHHHTASFAGDDVLCLTFSGLSKAYRVCGYRAGWLMISGPKHLAEDFLEGLTLLANMRMCANVPAQHAIQTALGGYQSIDDLIVPGGRFYEQSMTAYKLLNDIPGVSCERPQGALYCFPRLDPDVYPIEDDEEFVIGLLRAKKLLVTHGTGFNWPEPDHFRLVTLPDVEMLTEAIERIADHLATLRA is encoded by the coding sequence GTGCGTGAGATCCGGCAGTCCGACAAGCTGAAGAACGTCCGCTACGACGTGCGCGGACCGATCCTGGTCGAGGCTCAGCGGCTCGAGGCCGAGGGGCACCGGATCCTCAAGCTCAACATCGGCAACCCGGCACCGTTCGGGTTCGAGGCCCCCGAGGCGATCGTCGCCGACATGGTGCACCACCTGCCCGAGGCCCAGGGCTACTCCGACTCCCAGGGCATCTACTCCGCGCGGACGGCGGTCGCGCAGTACTACCAGGGCCGCGGGCTGCGCGACACCTCGGTCGAGGACGTGTTCATCGGCAACGGCGTGTCCGAGCTGATCAGCATGGTGCTGCAGGCGTTCGTCGACGACGGCAACGAGATCCTGGTGCCGGCCCCCGACTACCCGCTGTGGACCGGGGCGGTCTCGCTGTCCGGCGGGGTGCCGGTGCACTACCTGTGCGACGAGAGCAACGGCTGGCAGCCCGACCTCGAAGACATCGAGTCCAAGATCACCGAGAACACCCAGGCCCTGGTGATCATCAACCCGAACAACCCGACCGGCGCGGTCTACTCCGAGCAGCTGGTGCGCGACCTGGTCGAGATCGCCCGCAAGCACGACCTGGTCATCTTCTCCGACGAGATCTACGAGAAGATCGTCTTCGACGGGCTGCAGCACCACCACACCGCCTCGTTCGCCGGCGACGACGTGCTGTGCCTGACGTTCAGCGGGCTGTCGAAGGCGTACCGCGTCTGCGGCTACCGCGCCGGCTGGCTGATGATCTCCGGCCCCAAGCACCTCGCCGAGGACTTCCTCGAGGGCCTGACCCTGCTGGCCAACATGCGCATGTGCGCCAACGTCCCGGCGCAGCACGCCATCCAGACCGCGCTCGGCGGATACCAGTCGATCGACGACCTCATCGTCCCCGGCGGCCGGTTCTACGAGCAGAGCATGACGGCGTACAAGCTGCTCAACGACATCCCGGGCGTCAGCTGCGAGCGCCCGCAGGGCGCGCTCTACTGCTTCCCGCGGCTGGACCCCGACGTCTACCCGATCGAGGACGACGAGGAGTTCGTCATCGGGCTGCTGCGCGCCAAGAAGCTCCTGGTCACCCACGGCACCGGGTTCAACTGGCCGGAGCCCGACCACTTCCGCCTGGTGACGCTCCCCGACGTCGAGATGCTCACCGAGGCGATCGAGCGCATCGCCGACCACCTCGCCACGCTGCGCGCCTGA
- a CDS encoding SRPBCC domain-containing protein, with protein MSDELVFSYDLPCPAAQAFFVYVDGIGAWWPGTYTADPATFEGVTIEPRVGGRIYARYRGGQHDDWGEVTALEHGARLEHTFLLAHSSRTPSTVWVTFDDHDTGSRMVFRHGGWTSSNAFDRHRFSDWPVILGNYVEMVRASVRTRA; from the coding sequence ATGTCAGACGAGCTGGTCTTTTCCTACGACCTGCCGTGCCCGGCGGCGCAGGCGTTCTTCGTCTACGTCGACGGCATCGGGGCGTGGTGGCCGGGCACGTACACCGCCGATCCGGCGACCTTCGAGGGCGTGACGATCGAGCCGCGTGTCGGTGGCCGCATCTACGCTCGCTACCGCGGGGGTCAGCACGACGACTGGGGCGAGGTCACCGCCCTCGAGCACGGGGCGCGGCTCGAGCACACCTTCCTGCTCGCGCACTCCTCGCGCACGCCGAGCACGGTCTGGGTGACCTTCGACGACCACGACACCGGCTCGCGCATGGTCTTCCGGCACGGCGGGTGGACCTCGTCCAACGCCTTCGACCGGCACCGGTTCAGCGACTGGCCCGTGATCCTCGGCAACTACGTGGAGATGGTCCGCGCGTCCGTGCGCACCCGCGCTTGA
- a CDS encoding histidine phosphatase family protein, which translates to MSSASSQPQGRVILLRHGETEWSRSGQHTGATDLPLLPEGEQAARDLAPRLAELDVAAVYSSPLSRAVRTAELAGLTGLVIDDDLREWDYGGYEGLSTPQIREKIGNPTWEIFADGVVPGDTPGETVEDVAARASHVLRRIYEDRRRGDVVLAGHGHASRILTSVWLREEPRFGAKLQLDAGRLCILGQHHGIPTIERWNAR; encoded by the coding sequence GTGAGCAGCGCATCGAGCCAGCCCCAGGGACGCGTGATCCTGCTTCGCCACGGCGAGACGGAGTGGAGCCGCTCCGGGCAGCACACCGGAGCCACCGACCTGCCGCTCCTGCCCGAGGGCGAGCAGGCCGCACGCGATCTCGCGCCCCGGCTGGCCGAGCTCGACGTCGCCGCGGTCTACTCCTCCCCGCTGAGCCGCGCCGTGCGTACGGCCGAGCTCGCCGGTCTCACCGGCCTGGTGATCGACGACGACCTGCGGGAGTGGGACTACGGCGGCTACGAGGGCCTGTCGACCCCGCAGATCCGCGAGAAGATCGGCAACCCCACCTGGGAGATCTTCGCCGACGGCGTGGTGCCCGGCGACACCCCCGGCGAGACGGTCGAGGACGTCGCCGCGCGCGCCAGCCACGTGCTGCGCCGGATCTACGAGGACCGTCGCCGCGGCGACGTGGTGCTGGCCGGCCACGGGCACGCCAGCCGCATCCTCACCTCCGTCTGGCTGCGCGAGGAGCCGCGGTTCGGCGCCAAGCTGCAGCTGGACGCCGGCCGCCTGTGCATCCTCGGCCAGCACCACGGCATCCCGACGATCGAGCGCTGGAACGCCCGCTGA
- a CDS encoding L-threonylcarbamoyladenylate synthase: protein MARYLDVHPKDPQPRLIRQAADIVRDGGLIAYPTDSAFALGARLGNADGKQRIVDIRHLDDKHHFTLVCRDFAQLGQLVQLDNRVFRAVKASTPGPYTFILPATSEVPRRLLHPKKKTVGVRIIDHPVARLLLAELGEPLLSSTLLLPGEPEPLTDGWEIKERLEHQVDAVIDSGESGLEPTTVIDFSSGTPEVVRVGAGDPTPFE from the coding sequence ATGGCGCGCTATCTGGACGTGCACCCGAAGGACCCGCAACCGCGACTGATCCGGCAGGCGGCCGACATCGTGCGTGACGGCGGGCTGATCGCCTACCCGACCGACTCGGCGTTCGCGCTGGGCGCCCGGCTCGGCAACGCCGACGGCAAGCAGCGGATCGTCGACATCCGGCACCTCGACGACAAGCACCACTTCACCCTGGTGTGCCGCGACTTCGCCCAGCTCGGGCAGCTGGTCCAGCTCGACAACCGGGTGTTCCGGGCGGTGAAGGCCAGCACGCCGGGGCCGTACACGTTCATCCTGCCGGCGACCTCGGAGGTGCCGCGGCGGTTGCTGCACCCGAAGAAGAAGACCGTCGGGGTGCGGATCATCGACCACCCGGTGGCGCGGCTGCTGCTGGCCGAGCTGGGGGAGCCGCTGCTGTCGAGCACGCTGCTGCTGCCCGGCGAGCCCGAGCCGCTCACCGACGGCTGGGAGATCAAGGAGCGGCTCGAGCACCAGGTCGACGCGGTCATCGACTCGGGGGAGTCGGGTCTGGAGCCCACGACGGTGATCGACTTCTCCTCCGGGACGCCCGAGGTGGTGCGGGTCGGGGCCGGCGACCCGACCCCGTTCGAGTGA
- a CDS encoding exonuclease SbcCD subunit D, which translates to MRFLHTSDWHLGRAFHGVGLLPAQELFLDDLVATVEREQVEAVLVSGDVYDRALPPPDAVRLLSRTLGRLRRAGAQVVLSAGNHDSPARLGFADEVLAAAGVHVRTTADSLTEPVRIGGVEIFPVPYLEPAFAADRLGAGERSHAGVLRAVTDRIADARSGDLPSVVMAHVFAAGATTTDSERDVSVGGLGVVPAEVFDAFDYAALGHLHRPQQLSERVRYSGSPVAMSFSEAGRSKSSLLVDLDEHGLAVRELPAPVLRPLARLRGSLEQLLDDPALADHAGSWVEATLTEHAPRAMERLRTRFPHCLRLEIDAPSRQGDLRSYADRVRGRTDLQLCCDFVEHVLGRDADESEQELLREAIDGAAVQRRGADRETSGAERADDAGRGTTGAA; encoded by the coding sequence ATGCGGTTCCTGCACACCTCCGACTGGCACCTGGGTCGGGCCTTCCACGGTGTCGGGCTGCTGCCTGCCCAGGAGCTGTTCCTCGACGACCTGGTCGCCACCGTGGAGCGGGAGCAGGTCGAGGCGGTCCTCGTCTCGGGGGATGTGTACGACCGCGCCCTCCCTCCGCCCGACGCCGTCCGGCTGCTGAGTCGCACCCTGGGCCGGCTGCGCCGGGCCGGCGCGCAGGTCGTGCTGAGCGCGGGAAACCACGACTCCCCCGCGCGTCTCGGCTTCGCCGACGAGGTGCTGGCCGCGGCCGGGGTGCACGTGCGCACCACGGCCGACAGCCTCACCGAGCCGGTGCGCATCGGCGGCGTCGAGATCTTCCCGGTGCCCTATCTCGAGCCCGCGTTCGCCGCCGACCGGCTCGGCGCCGGCGAGCGCAGCCACGCCGGGGTGCTGCGCGCGGTCACCGACCGCATCGCCGACGCGCGCTCCGGCGACCTGCCCTCGGTGGTTATGGCCCACGTGTTCGCCGCCGGGGCGACCACGACGGATTCCGAGCGTGACGTCTCGGTGGGTGGACTCGGCGTCGTCCCCGCCGAGGTGTTCGACGCGTTCGACTATGCCGCGCTCGGCCACCTGCACCGGCCGCAGCAGCTGAGCGAGCGGGTTCGATACTCCGGTTCCCCGGTCGCCATGTCCTTCTCCGAGGCCGGCCGGTCCAAGTCCTCGCTCCTGGTCGACCTCGACGAGCACGGCCTCGCGGTGCGCGAGCTGCCGGCTCCGGTGCTGCGGCCGCTGGCCCGGCTGCGCGGCAGCCTCGAGCAGCTGCTCGACGACCCGGCGCTCGCGGACCACGCCGGCTCCTGGGTCGAGGCCACGCTCACCGAGCACGCTCCCCGCGCGATGGAGCGGCTGCGCACCCGCTTCCCGCACTGCCTGCGCCTCGAGATCGACGCCCCCTCGCGGCAGGGCGACCTGCGCAGCTATGCCGACCGGGTGCGCGGACGCACCGACCTGCAGCTGTGCTGCGACTTCGTCGAGCACGTCCTGGGCCGCGACGCCGACGAGTCCGAGCAGGAGCTGCTGCGCGAGGCGATCGACGGCGCGGCCGTGCAGCGGCGCGGTGCCGACCGCGAGACGTCCGGCGCCGAGCGGGCCGACGACGCCGGCAGAGGCACCACGGGGGCGGCATGA